CTCTGATCCAACAAATGTCGCCCTGACATGGAGCACGCCATTCTCGTTCACCGTCCCTCCAATCACAGTGTCGCCCTTCCTCTTTGCCACGGGCCGTGATTCTCCGGTGATCATGCTTTCATTCACATGGCTCTGGCCCCAAATAACAAAGCCATCGGAAGCAACTTTCCCACCAGGTATGACTTTGATCACATCATTTTTCTGAATCAACCGACTGTCGATCTCTTTCTCACTTACAACATTCCCTTCCTTGTCGTACATCAGCACAGTTGCAGTTTCTGGTGCAAGATCCATCAGCTTGGCAATAGCCTCAGAGGTCTTTCCTTTTGCCAAGATCTCGAGGTATTTTCCAAGAAGGATAAATGATATGAGCATGGAACTTGTCTCAAAAAAATCAGTTGACACATAATTCTCAGAAGTGGCAGCTCGGAGAACCGAGTAAACTGAGTAGAAGTACGCTGTGTTGGTCCCCAGAGCAATGAGCACATCCATGTTCGGTGAGCCATGACACATTGCCTTGTAAGCACCAGTGTAAAATTTGCGGCCAATTACAAACTGGACAGGTGTTGACAAAATCCACCGCAATAGTTCACCAATGCTCATCATGTTGACAACTTTTTTGTCCAGCCCCTCCTTCAGCCCTGGGATGTACATGAACACCATGGAGGTTAGGAACACTGGAATTGTGAAAAGCAAGCTCCACAAAAAGGACTGCCTGTACCGCGTTATCTCCCCATTTCTATGCTGCTCTCTTCCATCGGCTTCCGGATATATTGATACAGCAATATGACCAGATCCAGCTGACTCAATGACTTCGATGAGGTCTCGTGGACCTGTTTGGTCAGGCTTGTAAGAGATGGTTATCTTTTGGAGCTCGGTATCAATTTTTATGTCTTCCACACCAGGAAGAGCTTGGACAGAACTTTTCACTATCATTGCTGATCTCTCATTGAGAATGCCATCAACTTTGAGGTCTATCCTGCTCCGATCTTCTCCTGCGGTGACCAGTATTGCTTCAAAGCCAGATTCTTCAACTGCATTGACTAGTTGGATAGCAGCAACAACCCTCCGATTATAACGGATTTCCGCCTCTTCAATAGCCAGTGCAACGGAAGCTCTCTGAACCCCTGGAACAGCTTGCAAGGCGGATTCAACTGTATTTGCACAAGACGTGCAGGTCATTCCTTTTATGTGCAGCCTGCATACTAGAATGCTCTTTTCCTTAAGCTCCTCGTCGATCAGTTTAGCTCCGAAACCAACATCTTCAATTGTTTCCCTAATTTTTTCCTCCTGTAAAAAAAAGGCAGACATGAACTTCAATCTCCAAACAAAATTATCAATAAATAGACACAAACTCTCTGTAAGAGCATCGAGTAAAGTTCATGAAAAAACATCTATCTGTACATGCACAGTTGTTTCCAGAATTTTTTTAGGTTGCCAAATACAGTGTTCCCCCCCTTCTAAAAAAGGGCTCCGTGTAGCCCAGGCTCACTTTCGACTTTTCACTATGTTGGCCTCTTACTCACTATACTTTAGCCCTAGATGGTACTGCTATATTCAATAGGACACCTAAGTGTGGCACTATCTTCTAGCAATTACTGATTAAAGTTACTAGATGCAGCAAGAAATGACATCAGCCCAGTATAGGTGCCATCCAACAAGGAAGTGTGTGAGCAAGCAGCCATTATGCTGAAATAGAGATGAACCTTTTTTGGATCCTAAAATTCCAATCAAATGAAGTATCTCTCATCATCAAACTACAGTAGTGCACTTACGCTGCAAGAAAAGGACTTCCAATAATAGAAAAGGTACCCCTATCGTTCCAATAGTTTTCACGATATTCATAAAAAGGTTACGTACTTCttgttttcttcaaaaataacagttCTTTCCCAAAAAGATAATCAGAGATAACAATGGTGGGAGTGGGACAAGATTGGATCCCAAATGCTCCACTGATGAAAGAAAGTAATCATGAGATGAGAAACATGAGTTGCAAAATTTTCCAGAATAAGAAAATATTTACCAGCCTGAAAATTTAATAATCAGTTGACATAAGGTCAAGTCTAGTGGGAGGAACACCAAATGAACAGAGAAAAAAACTTGGAAGTTATGCAACAGAGTGCACCACAACCAGGTTAGAAGGAAAAAACTAAGGGTCGCTGGAAGAGTAGATCCTTTTTTTCCAGGTGACCACTGTGTACGTAGGTAGCCGAGTTCCATTACTTCCACAAAGGCACAAGAGCTCACGGATTCAAAACATCTAAGTAAAAGTTTATTGAGAAGATTGATTCCTAAGGGTAACAATCTCCAGAGGTACGACACAAACTTAAGTTGTTAAACTTTGAAATTCTGTATGCCTTACAACTACAAGCATCGCTATCTGCACTTGTAGTTGAAAACTAGTAAACATAAACAATAAGCAGGAAGCGTCAATCTATTTTCCCAAATCAAGCTTCATACCGAGTCTGCAGCCTTGATCACATCACAGTATTTACAACTAGGAATGTAATGATAAACCAAATCGACCACTCTATGTTTTGAAGACACGCGAAGTAGTTAGCAGTTTCACATCAGAGGCAAAGTTGCCTACCTGTAGCCTTCTGAACCACACAAAGTCAATAAATGCAAGAACTTTCAGGGCCACCACCCCTTTAAACGTTTCTCGTCTCAAAAAGAAAACCAATTAAGGCCACATGATGCTATGTTGCTATTAACCGTACGTACCAGCATTGGTTGTTTAGCAGGAGTTTTTGTTTAGCCAATGTCAATGTATTCTCCCAGATATATAGTACTGCCTAAACCCCAGAAGTAGTTGCACAGAGCGACACAATTGCCTCTATAAATCTATGGTCTATCACCTCGCAAAGTTGCCAATGCTCCCAGTATCAGCCAATTTTGTGAGGCTGAGACCTCCTAAAGCTAAAAACGCCCGTGTGTCAGTTTCCAGGGTTCCGATAAGGAAGCAATGCATGTGACTTGACGTATAAGCACAGCACCCACCACGCCCAAAGTATGCAATAACATTTTCACTAAAGGAAACCTCAAAATAATCACACGCGACCATCTAAAATCCTAAATTCATCCGACCCCGCAGCTGAACCCCCACCCCCCTAACATGCCAAACTGCCGGCGGATGTTGCGCGTGCTTTAACAACTGCGGAAGGGCCCAAAAATCAGGGTGCTCTGCTCTGCTCACCGAGACGAATGCCGGGTAGAAGGCGACCTGCGCGCGGCAGCCGAGGACGTCGACTGCGGCGTCGTGGACGCCGGGGAGCCGCTTGACGGCCTTCTCCACCGACCCCGCGCACGCGGCGCACGTCATGCCGGTCACCGCGAACAccgccaccttctcctcctcctcctcggccgcccCCGCCGCGGCCTCCAGATCGCCGGCGACCGCGGCCGCCTTGGTGCGCCGCGGCACGGGCGCGTACCGCGGCCGCAGCGCGAGGCGGCCGCCGCTCCCCTCGCCGCCGCGGAAGCAGGCGAGGAAGAGGGCTCGAGTAGTGCCCGCCGCCATCCCGAGAGACGGTCTCCGTCCGGGAATGACGGTCGCTGGAGGAGCTCGCGACGATCACTGACTGGGGAGTTGCTTGAGAGTGCCTCGGGCATTGCCGGATTTATAGGGCGGGGAGGGTGGCGCCGATCGCGTGCGCTTCTTTTTCCCGAAAATGAGACTGTGGGAGAGCGTCGTTAAAGCAAAGCGATTTCATAGTGCTCGCAGCGTCGGACCAGAATATGGCTGCTAACACGTCAGTCGCGTAGGCAGGTGGGGAATTCCGGTATAACCGATTGGAAAGATCAGATTGGAGACACGAGCAAATATTGTTTGGGTTCCGTCGTGTGGCCAACACATGATGTACACGGCCTTGCACTTGTAGAGCACAAGGCAAACGCTGGCAACTCTCATGAGCGAAACCTACGCCACCGCAATCTTTTCTCTCTCCGGTCTCTCTGTGTATGCCTTCTCCCTAAAAACCGCATCAATAGTCACACCTCTTATTGCTTCATCTCCTAATCCCAATCAAAGACAACGTAAGGTTCCGTTGTCCTTCGCCCATCCTTACAAACTCTCCCTCACTCTTCTCCCCCTCTATTTGTTTTGATTCTGTAATCTCATCTTTGTCTTCTCACCTCTTTTTCCCTTGAAAACCACATCAATTGTCCAACCTTTTTGATTTCTCACTCCCCCCCCCCAAGCCCCCGCGTCACCTGCTCGGGCGGCGACTAGGGTTTCCTCGCGCCGCCACCCTCATCCCTCCCCCTTTCTCCCTCGCCGCCACCCGAGGAGGTCGCCGGGCAAGCCCGCGGGCCgccggtgaaggtggcggcggggatctcgCCGCTCCGTTTCTCCCGCGGAGGGCTGCGGTGGTtggggcggcggcctcgggtggcgaGGTGTCGGTGTGACGGCTGGCGGCCTTCGTTGGTGCTGGTGGCCAGGTTCCTCGGCCGCTCGGGAGGCCTCTGGTGGGTGGTGGTCGCGGCGGGAGGCCTTCTTCTTCGTCAGATCTGAAGGTATGACTCCTCCACCTTTCTAGCTCACTCCTCCTCCCCCATACATGGTGTCCGTCGGCCTTGGCTGCCGGCGCGCTGGCTGGGGAGATGCTGGTGGCACGGATTTgggtccgggggaaaccctaggccggCTGGtccggcctcggcggcggcgacgcccaAGGGCGCCGCTTTCCATCCTTGGAGGCGCCGCTGAGGACCCTCCCTGTCCACCCCCTACCTTGCTCCCGAGCGAAAGCTCAAAATCCTCTCCGGATTGGGCGGTGGCGTCGCCGTTCGCGTCGTGCTCTCCTTGGAGACGCCGCCTGGGGATGCTGAAGGTTTGGGTGAGTGTTGCCTTGGTGTGGAGGCGTCTGGCAGCTGCTTTGTCCTCTCTACAGTGGCCAGCGATGTCATGATTTGCAGATCCGGCGCCCCCTTTGATGGTTTCTCTCCGGTGTGG
This region of Triticum aestivum cultivar Chinese Spring chromosome 2D, IWGSC CS RefSeq v2.1, whole genome shotgun sequence genomic DNA includes:
- the LOC123054217 gene encoding copper-transporting ATPase HMA5 yields the protein MAAGTTRALFLACFRGGEGSGGRLALRPRYAPVPRRTKAAAVAGDLEAAAGAAEEEEEKVAVFAVTGMTCAACAGSVEKAVKRLPGVHDAAVDVLGCRAQVAFYPAFVSEEKIRETIEDVGFGAKLIDEELKEKSILVCRLHIKGMTCTSCANTVESALQAVPGVQRASVALAIEEAEIRYNRRVVAAIQLVNAVEESGFEAILVTAGEDRSRIDLKVDGILNERSAMIVKSSVQALPGVEDIKIDTELQKITISYKPDQTGPRDLIEVIESAGSGHIAVSIYPEADGREQHRNGEITRYRQSFLWSLLFTIPVFLTSMVFMYIPGLKEGLDKKVVNMMSIGELLRWILSTPVQFVIGRKFYTGAYKAMCHGSPNMDVLIALGTNTAYFYSVYSVLRAATSENYVSTDFFETSSMLISFILLGKYLEILAKGKTSEAIAKLMDLAPETATVLMYDKEGNVVSEKEIDSRLIQKNDVIKVIPGGKVASDGFVIWGQSHVNESMITGESRPVAKRKGDTVIGGTVNENGVLHVRATFVGSESALAQIVRLVESAQMAKAPVQKFADQISKVFVPLVILLSFLTWLTWFLAGRFHGYPSSWIPSSMDSFQLALQFGISVMVIACPCALGLATPTAVMVATGVGASQGVLIKGGQALESAQKVDCIVFDKTGTLTIGKPIVVNTRLFKNMVLREFYDYVAAAEVNSEHPLAKAIVEHAKNFHSEETHIWPEARDFISVTGHGVKAKISDKSVIVGNKSFMLSLDIDVPVEASEILMEEEEKAHTGIIVAMDQEIVGIISVSDPIKPNAHEVISYLKSMKVECIMVTGDNWGTAKAIGKEVGIENIIAEAKPEQKAEKVKELQLSGKTVAMVGDGINDSPALVAANVGMAIGAGTDVAIEAADIVLMKSNLEDVITAIDLSRKAFFRIRMNYVWALGYNIIGIPIAAGVLFPSTRFRLPPWVAGAAMAASSVSVVCWSLLLRYYKRPLITQKRQT